Proteins from a genomic interval of Pectinophora gossypiella chromosome 4, ilPecGoss1.1, whole genome shotgun sequence:
- the LOC126366287 gene encoding uncharacterized protein LOC126366287: MSRFTTRELAIIAIALEDEERSARNNSRRFWVHKMLKARRAEGEFWQIQRHLLDDEEKFYIYFHMNRYLFDYILSFIEKDITKKNTKFRQAITPIEKIAVTLRYMITGSSARTLSSSFRLGESTIRSIIQEVCNAIINKLMGIFIPTPIEERWKSIAEGFQDRWNFPNCIGAIDGKHVNIIAPANSGSLYFNYKKHFSVVLMAVVDDKYRFIIVDIGAFGRNSDGGIFASSKLARRLESNSLHIPNDKPLPGSNRDIPHVFIGDEAFPLMKNLMRPYPRCRGLSEAQTTFNERLSRARKVVEDAFGILYQKFGIYNKSINMNPIHVDTLILATCILHNIMRSYEIEYLNQHEMQQPIHRNENGFLQPILLENGMNSAENAFNIRDLFSSYFQSPEGQVPWLHQNI; this comes from the exons ATGTCCCGATTTACAACCCGCGAGCTAGCAATTATTGCTATTGCACTTGAGGATGAAGAGAGAAGCGCAAGAAATAACAGTCGAAGATTTTGGGTACATAAAATGCTGAAAGCAAGGCGTGCAGAAGGAGAATTTTGGCAGATCCAGAGACACCTATTAGATGACGAAGAAAAGTTCTACATTTACTTTCATATGAATCGGTATTTATTTGACTACATATTATCATTTATTGAAAAAGACATAACAAAGAAGAATACGAAATTCAGACAAGCCATAACACCAATAGAAAAAATTGCCGTCACGTTAAG ATACATGATCACGGGAAGTTCGGCAAGGACGTTGAGTTCAAGCTTTAGATTAGGCGAATCAACAATCCGATCAATTATACAAGAAGTATGTAACGCAATCATAAACAAATTAATGGGAATTTTCATTCCAACACCAATTGAAGAGCGGTGGAAAAGTATAGCTGAAGGATTTCAAGACAGATGGAATTTTCCAAATTGCATCGGCGCTATAGATGGGAAGCATGTCAACATCATAGCACCTGCTAATAGTGGTTCgctgtattttaattataaaaaacactTTTCTGTTGTACTAATGGCTGTGGTTGATGATAAATATAGATTTATAATAGTTGATATAGGTGCTTTTGGTAGAAATAGTGACGGTGGAATATTTGCATCTTCGAAATTAGCGAGACGTCTTGAAAGTAATTCATTACATATTCCAAACGATAAACCACTACCTGGAAGTAACAGAGATATACCACATGTTTTCATAGGAGATGAGGCGTTTCCTCTAATGAAAAATTTAATGAGGCCATACCCTCGTTGTCGTGGCTTATCTGAAGCACAAACTACATTCAATGAACGTTTATCACGAGCACGCAAAGTTGTGGAAGATGCGTTTGGAATATTGTACCAGAAATTTGGCATTTATAACAAAAGTATTAATATGAACCCGATACACGTTGACACATTGATACTAGCGACatgtattttacataatattatgcgaAGTTATGAAATAGAGTATCTAAATCAACATGAGATGCAGCAACCAATACACCGCAACGAGAATGGTTTCCTGCAACCTATCCTACTAGAAAACGGAATGAACAGTGCAGAAAATGCTTTTAATATTCGAGACTTgttttcatct